One part of the Sciurus carolinensis chromosome 6, mSciCar1.2, whole genome shotgun sequence genome encodes these proteins:
- the LOC124986971 gene encoding protocadherin beta-5-like produces the protein METVLGKSPQKRQVIFLVMLLFLWEADSEAIRYSIPEETQSGYSVANMTKDLGLRVGELATRGARIHHKGSKQLLQLDVKTGDLLLQEKLDREVLCGAVEPCILHFQLLLEHPVQFFQIDVLLTDVNDHSPEFLDREMILRIPESVQPGTVFALKSAQDFDIGSNSIQNYTISPNSNFRVVTHNRGDGSKYPELVLGKALDREEQPELILTLTALDGGVPPRSGTVTVRIEVIDINDNAPEFLQSLYEVQVPENTPINSLVLVVSAQDLDAGTHGSVAYTLFQGDEDSQPFVIDEIKGEIRLQKALDFEVTQHYNVEIVATDSGGFSGKCTVAIEVVDVNDNAPELTMSMVRSSIPENSPETLVAIFSVSDPDSGDNGRMVCSIQNDLPFLLKPTFKNFYTLVTEGPLDRESRAQYNITITVTDLGTPRLETEHSITVLVSDVNDNAPAFSQTSYTLSVRENNSPALHIGGVSATDRDSGSNAQLTYSLLPPRDPHLPFASLVSINADNGQLFALRALDFEALQAFEFRVGATDRGSPALSSQALVRVVVLDDNDNSPFVLYPLQNASAPCTELVPRAAEPGYLVTKVVAVDGDSGQNAWLSFQLLKATEPGLFGVWAHNGEVRTARLLSERDAARHRLVVLVKDNGEPPLSASVTLHVLLVDGFSQPYLPLPEVTPERAQADSLTVYLVIALASVSSLFLFSVLVFVAVRLCRRSRAAPLGVCSVPEGHFPSHLVDVSGSGTLSQSYQYEVCLTGDSGTSDFKFLKPIFSNLPPPSAREETH, from the coding sequence ATGGAGACTGTGCTAGGAAAATCACCGCAGAAAAGgcaagttatttttcttgttatgcTATTGTTTTTGTGGGAGGCTGACTCTGAGGCAATTAGGTATTCCATACCAGAAGAAACACAAAGTGGTTACTCTGTGGCCAACATGACAAAAGATCTGGGGCTCAGGGTTGGGGAGCTGGCCACTCGGGGCGCGCGAATCCATCACAAAGGCAGCAAACAGCTCTTGCAGCTCGATGTAAAGACTGGCGATTTGCTTCTACAGGAAAAACTAGACCGGGAGGTGCTTTGTGGGGCGGTAGAACCCTGTATATTGCATTTCCAACTGTTACTAGAACACCCAGTACAGTTCTTTCAAATTGACGTGCTACTAACAGATGTAAATGACCACTCTCCAGAGTTCCTGGACAGGGAAATGATCCTTAGAATCCCAGAGAGCGTCCAGCCAGGGACAGTGTTTGCTTTGAAATCAGCTCAGGACTTTGACATAGGGAGCAACAGTATACAGAACTACACAATCAGCCCCAACTCCAATTTTCGTGTTGTTACTCACAATCGCGGAGATGGCAGTAAATACCCAGAGTTGGTGTTGGGCAAAGCTCTGGACAGGGAGGAACAGCCTGAGCTCATTTTAACCCTCACAGCGCTGGATGGTGGGGTGCCACCCAGGTCTGGTACAGTCACAGTACGCATTGAAGTGATAGACATCAATGATAACGCACCCGAATTTTTACAGTCACTGTATGAAGTACAGGTTCCTGAGAACACTCCCATAAACTCGTTAGTTCTCGTTGTCTCTGCTCAAGATTTAGATGCAGGAACGCATGGGAGTGTAGCCTACACACTATTTCAAGGTGATGAAGATTCTCAACCATTTGTAATAGAcgaaataaaaggagaaattcgTCTGCAAAAGGCATTGGATTTTGAGGTAACCCAACATTATAACGTGGAAATCGTAGCCACAGACAGTGGGGGCTTTTCAGGAAAATGCACTGTGGCCATAGAAGTGGTGGATGTGAATGACAATGCTCCTGAACTGACCATGTCCATGGTCAGGAGCTCTATCCCAGAAAACTCCCCAGAAACTCTAGTTGCCATTTTCAGCGTTTCTGATCCAGACTCTGGGGACAATGGTAGGATGGTTTGCTCCATACAAAACGATCTCCCCTTCCTCTTGAAGCCCACATTTAAGAACTTTTACACCTTGGTGACAGAGGGCCCTCTGGACAGAGAGAGCAGAGCCCAGTACAACATCACCATCACAGTCACGGACTTGGGGACACCCAGGCTGGAAACCGAGCACAGCATAACCGTCCTGGTCTCCGACGTCAACGACAACGCCCCTGCCTTCTCGCAGACGTCCTACACGCTGTCGGTGCGCGAGAACAACAGCCCCGCCCTGCACATAGGCGGCGTCAGCGCCACAGACAGAGACTCAGGCAGCAACGCCCAGCTGACCTACTCGCTGCTGCCGCCCCGGGACCCGCACCTGCCCTTCGCCTCGCTGGTCTCCATCAACGCGGACAACGGGCAGCTGTTCGCGCTGAGGGCGCTGGACTTCGAGGCCCTGCAGGCGTTCGAGTTCCGCGTGGGCGCCACAGACCGAGGCTCGCCCGCGCTGAGCAGCCAGGCGCTGGTGCGCGTCGTGGTGCTGGACGACAACGACAACTCGCCCTTCGTGCTCTACCCGCTGCAGAACGCCTCTGCGCCCTGCACCGAGCTGGTGCCCAGGGCGGCAGAGCCGGGCTATCTGGTCACCAAGGTGGTGGCGGTGGACGGAGACTCGGGCCAGAACGCCTGGCTGTCGTTCCAGCTGCTCAAGGCCACGGAGCCCGGGCTGTTTGGCGTGTGGGCGCACAATGGCGAGGTGCGCACCGCCAGGCTGCTGAGCGAGCGCGACGCGGCCAGGCACAGGCTGGTGGTGCTGGTCAAGGACAATGGCGAGCCGCCGTTGTCTGCCAGCGTCACGCTGCACGTGCTGCTGGTGGATGGCTTCTCGCAGCCCTACCTGCCGCTGCCGGAAGTGACGCCCGAGCGCGCGCAGGCCGACTCGCTGACAGTCTACTTGGTCATCGCCCTGGCCTCGGTGTCGTCGCTCTTCCTCTTTTCGGTGCTGGTGTTTGTGGCGGTGAGGCTgtgcaggaggagcagggctgcgCCGCTGGGTGTGTGCTCTGTGCCTGAGGGCCACTTTCCTAGCCACCTGGTGGATGTCAGTGGCTCTGGGACCCTGTCCCAGAGCTACCAGTATGAGGTGTGTTTGACTGGAGACTCTGGGACTAGCGACTTCAAGTTTCTGAAGCCCATTTTCTCCAACCTACCTCCCCCCAGCGCCAGAgaagaaacacattaa
- the LOC124986929 gene encoding protocadherin beta-5-like, with amino-acid sequence METALGKPPQRGQVILLVMLLFLWEADSEAIRYSVPEETESGYSVANLAKDLGLRVGELATRGARIHHKGSKQLLQLDVKTGDLLLQGKLDREVLCGAVEPCILHFQLLLEHPVQLFQVDVQLTDVNDHSPEFLDREMMLRIPESVQPGTVFALKSAQDLDMGSNSVQNYTISPNSNFRVVTHNRGDGRKYPELVLGKALDREEQPELILTLTALDGGVPPRSGTVTVRIEVVDINDNAPEFLQSVYEVQVPENSPINSLVLIVSARDLDAGTYGSVAYSLFEADEVSEPFAIHEKTGEIRLQKALDFEATQHYIVEIAATDGGGLVGKCTVAIEVVDVNDNAPELTMSMVRSSIPENSPETIVAIFSVSDPDSGDNGKMVCSIQNDLPFLLKPTFKNFYTLVTEGPLDRESRAQYNITITVTDLGTPRLETEHSITVLVSDVNDNAPTFSQTSYTLSVRENNSPALHIGSVSATDRDSGSNAQLTYSLLPPQDPHLPLASLVSINADNGQLFALRALDFEALQAFEFRVGATDRGSPALSSQALVRVVVLDDNDNSPFVLYPLQNASAPCTELVPRAAEPGYLVTKVVAVDGDSGQNAWLSFQLLKATEPGLFGVWAHNGEVRTARLLSERDAARHRLVVLVKDNGEPPLSASVTLHVLLVDGFSQPYLPLPEVAPERAQADSLTVYLVIALASVSSLFLFSVLVFVVVRLCRRSRAAPLGVCSVPEGHFPSHLVDVSGTGTLSQSYQYEECLAGDSGSGEFKFLKQIFPNFLVQDSGREVKENSNCRNSFVFS; translated from the coding sequence ATGGAGACTGCACTAGGAAAACCGCCACAGAGAGGGCAAGTTATTTTACTTGTTATGCTGTTGTTTTTGTGGGAGGCTGACTCTGAGGCAATTAGGTATTCTGTgccagaagaaacagaaagtggCTACTCTGTGGCCAACCTGGCAAAAGATCTGGGGCTCAGGGTTGGGGAGTTGGCCACTCGGGGCGCGCGAATCCATCACAAAGGCAGCAAACAGCTCCTGCAGCTCGATGTAAAGACTGGCGATTTGCTTCTACAGGGAAAACTAGACCGGGAGGTGCTTTGTGGGGCGGTAGAACCCTGTATATTGCATTTCCAATTGTTATTAGAACACCCGGTGCAGTTGTTTCAAGTTGATGTGCAACTCACAGATGTAAATGACCATTCTCCAGAATTCCTGGACAGGGAAATGATGCTTAGAATCCCAGAGAGTGTTCAGCCAGGGACTGTGTTTGCTTTGAAATCAGCTCAGGACTTGGACATGGGTAGTAACAGTGTTCAGAACTACACGATCAGCCCCAACTCCAATTTTCGTGTTGTTACTCACAATCGTGGAGATGGCAGAAAATACCCAGAGCTGGTGTTGGGCAAAGCTCTGGACAGGGAGGAACAGCCTGAGCTCATTTTAACCCTCACAGCGCTGGATGGTGGGGTGCCACCCAGGTCTGGAACCGTCACAGTACGCATTGAAGTGGTAGACATCAATGATAACGCACCTGAATTTTTACAGTCCGTGTATGAAGTACAGGTTCCTGAGAACAGTCCCATAAACTCGTTAGTTCTTATTGTCTCTGCTCGAGATTTAGATGCAGGAACATATGGGAGTGTAGCCTACTCTTTATTCGAAGCTGATGAAGTTTCTGAACCATTCGCCATACACGAAAAAACGGGAGAAATTCGTCTGCAAAAGGCATTGGATTTTGAAGCAACACAACATTATATTGTAGAAATTGCAGCCACAGATGGTGGAGGGCTTGTAGGGAAATGTACAGTGGCCATAGAAGTGGTGGATGTGAATGACAATGCTCCTGAACTGACCATGTCTATGGTCAGGAGCTCTATCCCAGAAAACTCCCCTGAGACTATAGTTGCCATTTTCAGCGTTTCTGATCCAGACTCCGGGGACAATGGTAAGATGGTTTGCTCCATACAAAACGACCTCCCCTTCCTCTTGAAGCCCACATTTAAGAACTTTTACACCCTGGTAACAGAGGGCCCCCTGGACAGAGAGAGCAGAGCCCAGTACAACATCACCATCACAGTCACCGACCTGGGGACACCCAGGCTGGAAACCGAGCACAGCATAACCGTCCTGGTCTCCGACGTCAACGACAACGCCCCTACCTTCTCGCAGACGTCCTACACGCTGTCGGTGCGCGAGAACAACAGCCCCGCCCTGCATATAGGCAGCGTCAGCGCCACAGACAGAGACTCAGGCAGCAACGCCCAGCTGACCTACTCGCTGCTGCCGCCCCAGGACCCGCACCTGCCCCTCGCCTCGCTGGTCTCCATCAACGCGGACAACGGGCAGCTGTTCGCGCTGAGGGCGCTGGACTTCGAGGCCCTGCAGGCGTTCGAGTTCCGCGTGGGCGCCACAGACCGAGGCTCGCCCGCGCTGAGCAGCCAGGCGCTGGTGCGCGTCGTGGTGCTGGACGACAACGACAACTCGCCCTTCGTGCTCTACCCGCTGCAGAACGCCTCTGCGCCCTGCACCGAGCTGGTGCCCAGGGCGGCAGAGCCGGGCTACCTGGTCACCAAGGTGGTGGCGGTGGACGGAGACTCGGGCCAGAACGCCTGGCTGTCGTTCCAGCTGCTCAAGGCCACGGAGCCCGGGCTGTTTGGCGTGTGGGCGCACAATGGCGAGGTGCGCACCGCCAGGCTGCTGAGCGAGCGCGACGCGGCCAGGCACAGGCTGGTGGTGCTGGTCAAGGACAATGGCGAGCCGCCGCTGTCTGCCAGCGTCACGCTGCACGTGCTGCTGGTGGATGGCTTCTCGCAGCCCTACCTGCCGCTGCCGGAAGTGGCGCCTGAGCGCGCGCAGGCCGACTCGCTGACAGTCTACTTGGTCATCGCCTTGGCCTCGGTGTCGTCGCTCTTCCTCTTTTCGGTGCTGGTGTTTGTGGTGGTGAGGCTgtgcaggaggagcagggcggCGCCGCTGGGTGTGTGCTCTGTGCCTGAGGGCCACTTTCCTAGCCACCTGGTGGATGTTAGTGGCACTGGGACCCTGTCCCAGAGCTACCAGTATGAGGAGTGTCTGGCAGGAGACTCTGGGTCTGGTGAGTTCAAATTCCTGAAGCAGATATTCCCCAACTTCTTGGTTCAGGACTCTGGGAGAGAAGTTAAGGAAAATTCCAACTGCAGAAATAGCTTTGTATTCAGttaa